GGAGCGCTCTATGATTCCGTTCTCGATCGCTACAGCGAAGTGATCATGTTTCTGGGCATGGGGTATTATCTGATTGCGCATAATTATTTTTACGAATCGGTATTTTGTTTCATCGCCCTCGGCGGTTCAACTATGGTCAGTTACATTCGAGCGCGATCGGAGGGTCTTAAACTTGATTGCAAAGTCGGATTGATGCAGCGTCCCGAACGCATCGTATGGCTCGGCGTCGGTTCATTATTTTGCGGTTTGTCGATGGTTGTGGTCGATCCCAATTATATATGGATTGTCAACGGGATTCACGTATTCAAGCCGATTTATTTATTTACGGGTCCGGTGGTTATTGTCGCAATATTTGCCAATTATACAGCCGTTCAAAGAATGTATCATTCGTATAAATTGAGTCTTCAGTTACAAGCAGAGGAAGAAAAACTTCCTGCCAAAAATGAAATCCCGGTTTAACTTCATAAGGAGTATCTTTTGGAAAGACCTGTCACTATCAAACCCGCGCAGGGAAAATTAGGTGTATTACTGCCCGGTATGGGCGCCGTGGCGAC
Above is a genomic segment from bacterium containing:
- a CDS encoding CDP-alcohol phosphatidyltransferase family protein, coding for MLPKAVENGFIAVIQPLIKLFSRFKVNPNWFTTLGLMLNLAAATAFALGSKYGMRDDLQYVGWGGFLVLMGGICDIMDGKIARAAGLSTRFGALYDSVLDRYSEVIMFLGMGYYLIAHNYFYESVFCFIALGGSTMVSYIRARSEGLKLDCKVGLMQRPERIVWLGVGSLFCGLSMVVVDPNYIWIVNGIHVFKPIYLFTGPVVIVAIFANYTAVQRMYHSYKLSLQLQAEEEKLPAKNEIPV